A genomic window from Pseudomonadales bacterium includes:
- a CDS encoding acyl-CoA dehydrogenase family protein: protein MSVNPDLFDLTMSEEARPLLDAVKKHIQENVVPIMDEYARLGAEREHEWEHAPGQLELLEGAKQKAKKSGLWNFFLPDAETGEGLSNLDYAYIASELGRYPLASETLNCSAPDTGNMEVLERVGTAAQKEQWLEPLLRGEIRSAYAMTEPGYASSDAKNISTEAVLDGDEWVINGEKYFTSGAGDPRCKVMIAMVKTSPDAPPHKQQSMILVPLDAPGVKILGAMRVFGETQAPHGHMHVRFRNCRVPKDNILLGEGRGFEISQVRLGPGRIHHCMRSIGAGERALELMIRRASSRTAFGKPIIQLGKNIEVVAKARYEIDACRLMVLQAAKAMDVLGNKEARIYVSAIKANVPKKIGHIIDEAIQMHGATGVTQWTPLANMWVSQRSLRIADGPDEVHHMVVGRAEVRKYEGEAYRALDDRLGNEHEGFDLGR, encoded by the coding sequence ATGTCTGTTAACCCTGATTTATTCGATCTGACCATGTCTGAGGAAGCGCGGCCTTTGCTGGACGCGGTAAAAAAACACATCCAGGAGAACGTTGTTCCGATCATGGATGAGTATGCCCGGCTCGGTGCAGAGCGCGAACATGAATGGGAGCATGCGCCCGGTCAGCTGGAACTGCTGGAGGGTGCAAAGCAAAAGGCCAAGAAGTCCGGTCTCTGGAACTTCTTTCTGCCGGACGCTGAAACCGGGGAGGGTTTGAGCAACCTTGACTATGCCTATATCGCCAGCGAATTGGGCAGGTACCCGCTGGCCTCAGAAACGCTCAACTGTTCGGCACCGGACACCGGCAACATGGAGGTGCTTGAGCGAGTGGGGACAGCGGCACAGAAAGAGCAGTGGCTCGAGCCGCTGCTGCGTGGCGAGATTCGGTCCGCCTACGCGATGACAGAACCTGGATATGCTTCATCGGATGCCAAGAACATTTCAACCGAAGCGGTACTCGACGGCGATGAGTGGGTAATCAACGGGGAGAAGTACTTCACTTCAGGTGCTGGAGATCCCCGCTGCAAGGTGATGATTGCCATGGTGAAGACCAGCCCGGATGCACCGCCGCACAAACAGCAGTCGATGATCCTGGTGCCCCTCGACGCACCCGGAGTGAAGATTCTGGGCGCCATGAGAGTGTTTGGCGAAACACAGGCACCGCACGGGCACATGCACGTACGGTTCCGTAACTGCCGTGTACCCAAGGACAATATCCTGCTGGGAGAAGGACGCGGGTTCGAGATTTCTCAGGTACGCCTGGGACCGGGTCGGATCCACCATTGCATGCGTTCCATTGGTGCAGGTGAGCGGGCTCTGGAACTGATGATTCGGCGAGCATCGTCGCGTACAGCGTTTGGTAAACCAATCATCCAGCTTGGCAAGAACATCGAGGTCGTGGCGAAAGCCCGTTACGAAATTGATGCCTGCCGACTGATGGTCCTGCAGGCGGCCAAGGCCATGGATGTACTGGGGAACAAGGAAGCACGGATCTATGTCAGCGCAATCAAAGCCAACGTGCCGAAAAAGATTGGCCACATCATAGATGAAGCGATCCAGATGCATGGTGCCACCGGCGTAACCCAGTGGACGCCGCTCGCGAACATGTGGGTATCCCAGCGGTCCCTGCGGATTGCCGACGGTCCGGACGAGGTCCATCACATGGTGGTTGGTCGCGCCGAGGTACGTAAATACGAGGGGGAAGCGTACCGAGCGCTGGATGACAGACTGGGGAATGAGCACGAAGGGTTTGATCTTGGGCGGTAG
- a CDS encoding phytanoyl-CoA dioxygenase family protein, translating to MFTAKHREQLAESGYCVIEDVLDRAEAADVRARLVAAAQESERRGIPTHIKGLDPDDRNVRVFNLLDLDPVFIELIRHPLALEIAGHLLDDDFIVSNFTANIARPGSRSMVIHSDLAVVLPEPWHAPWSLNVIWCLDDVRGENGGTLFMPGSHHFERLAELPDDIAAKMIPFTAKAGSIVAMEGRLWHTSGENRTRDEERALLFGYYSRSFIRPQWNFNVGLSDRTKAGLAPEMRRLLGLELTANIAPLAGLPDSRTKEKRNHNGST from the coding sequence ATGTTCACAGCTAAACACAGGGAACAGCTCGCGGAATCGGGCTACTGTGTCATCGAGGATGTGCTCGACCGGGCAGAGGCTGCCGATGTCCGTGCACGGCTGGTTGCAGCAGCGCAGGAAAGTGAGCGTCGCGGTATTCCCACTCATATCAAAGGCCTGGACCCGGATGATCGAAACGTCAGGGTTTTTAATCTGCTCGACCTCGACCCCGTATTCATCGAGCTGATCCGTCATCCTCTTGCACTGGAGATCGCCGGCCACCTGCTGGACGATGACTTCATCGTCTCGAATTTCACCGCGAACATCGCCAGGCCGGGCAGCCGTTCCATGGTGATTCACTCCGACCTGGCCGTTGTGCTGCCGGAGCCCTGGCATGCACCCTGGAGCCTGAACGTGATCTGGTGCCTGGACGATGTGCGTGGTGAAAACGGCGGCACCCTGTTCATGCCGGGCAGCCACCACTTTGAACGACTCGCTGAACTGCCAGACGACATTGCCGCGAAGATGATCCCGTTTACCGCAAAGGCCGGCAGCATCGTCGCCATGGAAGGACGCCTCTGGCACACATCAGGGGAAAACCGCACGCGCGACGAGGAAAGAGCCCTGCTGTTCGGATATTACAGCCGCTCGTTTATACGCCCTCAGTGGAACTTCAACGTCGGGCTGTCTGACCGGACAAAGGCCGGGCTGGCGCCGGAGATGCGCCGTCTGCTCGGTCTGGAACTGACCGCAAACATCGCACCGCTGGCCGGCCTGCCCGATAGCCGCACCAAAGAAAAGAGGAATCACAATGGCAGCACTTAA
- a CDS encoding thiamine pyrophosphate-binding protein — MAALNGGQLAARTLKEAGVEVVFGVHGGHLDSFLMGCAEQDIRVIDCRHEAAAVNAADGYARATAGLGVAFVTSGPGLTNGLAGITNAAADDVPVLVITSSSPIREIETRELQGGLDLIAMVGPVTRWARKILAAERTADMVSLGIRHALAQRGPVVIDMPIDVAFTPVEEASMPPHGEPRVSSAAVARADHIDSAARLLEAAERPVVIVGEGALTENIRESLANFAEATGVPVFSNLIAPYGLPRDHDLSGGNTLSLGFLQPPPDLVVLAGARQGMFTGGRAGGAIPPGAKVIQLDPDAVEIGRLYPVDQALVGALGPSLDMLAVAGNWPQRADWISAATSLPDMGPILFPDTGMEADGIHPHSAAREIASALPEDAILVFDGGEAPLWVLGALGKTRFHTQLNLGYQGHLGSGQGYAMGAQIAHPDKRVIQIAGDGAIAFQIQEWDTMVRHGLPVVTIIFNNACWGMSIHGQHAVYGGRDVATRLAPTAYEIVGTGFGTHGELVETIEEIGPAIERALASGSPAVINIRISAEVVHPITHALLGELDNENQIVVPYYQNLPAQIRE, encoded by the coding sequence ATGGCAGCACTTAACGGCGGGCAGCTGGCCGCACGAACCCTGAAAGAAGCCGGTGTGGAGGTGGTGTTCGGCGTTCATGGTGGACACCTGGACAGCTTCCTGATGGGTTGCGCGGAGCAGGACATCCGGGTCATCGACTGCCGCCATGAGGCCGCCGCGGTCAACGCCGCAGATGGCTACGCCCGCGCCACGGCCGGGCTGGGTGTGGCGTTTGTCACCTCGGGACCGGGACTGACCAATGGTCTTGCAGGCATCACCAACGCTGCAGCAGATGACGTTCCCGTGCTGGTGATCACCAGTTCCTCCCCCATCCGTGAGATCGAAACGCGGGAACTGCAGGGCGGTCTCGACCTCATCGCCATGGTTGGCCCGGTCACACGCTGGGCCAGGAAAATACTCGCAGCCGAACGCACCGCTGACATGGTTTCGCTCGGTATCCGTCATGCACTGGCCCAACGCGGCCCCGTGGTGATCGATATGCCGATCGACGTCGCTTTCACCCCTGTCGAGGAAGCCTCCATGCCACCCCACGGGGAGCCCCGTGTCAGCTCGGCCGCCGTGGCGCGCGCTGATCATATTGACAGTGCCGCCAGGCTGCTCGAAGCTGCCGAGCGTCCTGTGGTCATTGTCGGTGAAGGTGCCCTGACCGAGAACATCAGGGAATCGCTGGCAAACTTTGCCGAAGCCACCGGCGTACCCGTCTTCAGCAACCTCATCGCGCCCTACGGCCTGCCGCGCGACCATGACCTGAGCGGCGGCAATACCCTGTCGCTGGGATTCCTGCAACCGCCGCCGGATCTTGTCGTGCTCGCGGGCGCCAGGCAGGGCATGTTCACCGGCGGCCGTGCGGGCGGTGCGATTCCCCCCGGCGCGAAAGTCATCCAGCTCGATCCGGATGCCGTCGAGATCGGCAGGCTCTATCCCGTGGACCAGGCCCTGGTCGGTGCGCTGGGGCCCTCCCTGGATATGCTCGCCGTCGCGGGCAACTGGCCACAGCGGGCAGACTGGATCAGTGCAGCAACCTCTCTGCCTGACATGGGTCCCATCCTCTTTCCTGACACCGGGATGGAGGCGGATGGCATTCACCCGCACAGCGCCGCCAGAGAAATCGCCAGCGCCCTGCCCGAAGATGCAATTCTGGTGTTTGATGGCGGGGAAGCGCCGTTATGGGTGCTCGGTGCCCTGGGGAAGACCCGTTTCCATACTCAGCTGAACCTCGGCTACCAGGGTCATCTCGGCTCCGGCCAGGGCTATGCTATGGGTGCGCAGATTGCGCACCCGGACAAGCGTGTGATCCAGATCGCCGGCGATGGCGCCATCGCCTTCCAGATCCAGGAATGGGACACCATGGTCCGTCATGGCCTGCCGGTGGTCACGATCATCTTCAACAATGCCTGCTGGGGGATGTCGATTCATGGACAGCACGCCGTGTACGGCGGCCGCGACGTGGCAACCCGCCTGGCACCGACCGCGTACGAAATCGTCGGTACCGGTTTCGGTACTCATGGAGAACTGGTCGAGACGATTGAAGAGATCGGGCCCGCTATCGAACGCGCTCTGGCCTCGGGCAGCCCTGCGGTGATCAACATCCGTATATCGGCCGAAGTGGTGCACCCGATTACGCATGCTCTGCTGGGTGAGCTCGACAACGAGAACCAGATAGTCGTGCCCTACTACCAGAACCTGCCCGCACAGATCCGGGAGTAG
- a CDS encoding glutathione S-transferase family protein: protein MTQVTLVEHPLSPYAQKVKIALLEKNVPYSTLAPMGASEEAQTRLHSANPRGEVPVLLDGELALYDSTIILEYIEDRWPDPPLLPATPAGRARVRTIEDVMDTHFEANTWGLAEVRFFRQAAGEQADAIIRFGEEQVTAWLAWLNRELGNQPYFNGDTFGWGDIAVVPFVNGAARFDISPDAQSKLSEWLRRVNTHPLCCTCPCRSTGCRARPGGHDGGPGSRLQARIP from the coding sequence ATGACACAGGTGACGCTCGTCGAGCACCCCCTTTCGCCCTACGCTCAGAAGGTAAAGATCGCGCTGCTGGAGAAGAACGTGCCGTACTCGACGCTGGCGCCGATGGGTGCCTCCGAAGAGGCGCAGACCAGGCTGCACAGCGCCAACCCGCGCGGCGAAGTGCCGGTGCTGCTGGATGGCGAGCTCGCCCTCTACGATTCCACCATCATCCTGGAATACATTGAGGATCGCTGGCCCGATCCACCATTACTCCCCGCTACTCCCGCCGGGCGCGCCCGGGTGCGAACCATAGAAGACGTGATGGATACGCACTTCGAAGCCAATACGTGGGGGCTTGCCGAGGTGCGGTTTTTTCGACAGGCCGCAGGCGAACAGGCCGATGCGATCATCCGCTTCGGCGAAGAGCAGGTTACGGCATGGCTCGCCTGGCTGAACCGGGAGCTCGGCAACCAGCCTTACTTCAATGGAGACACCTTCGGCTGGGGCGACATCGCGGTCGTACCGTTCGTCAACGGCGCGGCCCGCTTCGATATTTCTCCGGACGCGCAATCAAAGCTGAGCGAATGGCTCCGGCGGGTGAATACACACCCCCTCTGTTGCACTTGCCCATGCCGAAGCACAGGCTGCCGAGCTCGACCCGGAGGTCATGACGGCGGCCCTGGCAGCCGGCTTCAAGCGCGAATACCGTGA
- a CDS encoding glutathione S-transferase family protein yields MIPTLHHYPPSLFSEKVRALLGYLQLEWHSVIIPPIMPRPDLMPLSGGYRKTPIMQIGANVYCDSEIICRRLAELAGDQSLYAQGFNAERVARWADTELFRTVVALNFRPQAIAAQMSRMSAADIEAFQKDRADLSAGAPIVSVDPAAAEAQFKGLLQSLENSLAAEFLFGDTPGIADFSLYHCLWFVAGNAANASLLEGWPKIQAYMQRIAEFGHGKPTEMSSREALTVGMNAEPVAPANARVDPRIAGDLHAGDPVTVAANDYGRNPIAGSLVSWTANEIVIQRNDPKVGAVMIHFPNIGFEVTATDR; encoded by the coding sequence ATGATCCCGACACTGCACCACTATCCACCCAGCCTCTTCTCCGAGAAAGTGCGCGCCCTGCTCGGCTATCTCCAACTCGAATGGCACTCCGTGATCATCCCGCCGATCATGCCGCGACCGGATCTCATGCCGCTATCCGGCGGCTATCGCAAAACGCCGATCATGCAGATCGGAGCGAATGTATATTGCGACTCGGAGATCATCTGCCGGCGGCTGGCCGAACTTGCCGGGGATCAATCGCTCTACGCGCAGGGTTTCAATGCAGAACGCGTCGCGCGGTGGGCGGATACCGAACTGTTCCGCACGGTGGTGGCGCTGAACTTCCGGCCTCAGGCCATTGCGGCGCAGATGAGCCGGATGTCCGCCGCCGATATCGAAGCATTCCAGAAAGATCGCGCAGACCTGTCGGCGGGCGCGCCGATCGTCTCGGTTGACCCGGCTGCCGCCGAAGCACAGTTCAAAGGCTTACTGCAGAGCCTGGAAAATTCGTTGGCGGCAGAATTTCTGTTCGGCGACACCCCAGGCATCGCCGACTTCAGCCTTTACCACTGTCTGTGGTTCGTCGCCGGAAACGCCGCCAATGCATCGTTGCTGGAAGGCTGGCCAAAGATTCAGGCGTACATGCAGCGTATCGCGGAATTCGGTCACGGAAAACCTACCGAAATGTCCTCTCGAGAGGCACTCACCGTCGGGATGAACGCAGAACCCGTAGCACCCGCGAACGCCAGGGTCGACCCGCGCATCGCGGGGGATCTGCATGCGGGAGATCCTGTCACCGTCGCAGCCAATGACTACGGCCGGAATCCCATCGCCGGCAGCCTTGTCAGCTGGACAGCCAATGAGATCGTCATACAACGTAACGATCCCAAAGTCGGAGCGGTGATGATCCACTTCCCGAACATCGGTTTCGAGGTTACCGCCACGGACAGGTAG
- a CDS encoding sigma factor-like helix-turn-helix DNA-binding protein, which produces MTEDASGVAMDLDRALATPSSPVRLCIVLSYHEGMTHDEIAELSGLPLGTVKSYIRRGTERLRQRLAAYGDTPGDGK; this is translated from the coding sequence GTGACGGAAGATGCGAGTGGTGTGGCAATGGATCTGGACCGGGCGCTGGCGACTCCGTCCAGCCCGGTCCGTTTGTGTATCGTCCTGTCGTATCACGAAGGCATGACTCACGATGAAATCGCCGAGCTCAGCGGGTTACCACTGGGCACAGTCAAATCCTACATCCGTCGTGGCACGGAGCGTCTGCGTCAGCGCCTGGCGGCCTATGGAGATACACCCGGGGACGGGAAGTAA
- the fghA gene encoding S-formylglutathione hydrolase — protein sequence MTLEYASEQRCHGGMQGFYRHQSTACGLPMRFGVYLPPQASNGPVPVLYCLAGLTCSEETFAIKAGAQRIAAELGLALVTPDTSPRNTGIDGAVDDWDFGEGAGFYLDATQQPWSAHFRMYSYIRDELPVVIAEHFAIDVARSGIFGHSMGGHGALTIALRNPQQFRSVSAFAPIVAPSQVPWGLKALPRYLGEERSEWASHDACALLERSTHPGTILIDQGDSDQFLAEQLRPEIFEAACVAAGQSLLLRRHPGYDHSYWFIQSFMEDHLRHHAAALSG from the coding sequence ATGACGCTGGAGTACGCCAGTGAACAGCGCTGCCACGGCGGCATGCAGGGGTTCTATCGGCATCAGTCCACTGCATGCGGCCTGCCGATGCGCTTTGGCGTGTATCTGCCGCCACAGGCCAGCAACGGACCGGTGCCGGTACTGTACTGCCTCGCCGGCCTGACCTGCAGCGAGGAAACCTTTGCGATCAAAGCCGGGGCGCAGCGCATTGCCGCCGAGTTGGGCCTGGCGCTGGTCACGCCCGATACCAGCCCGCGTAACACCGGCATCGACGGCGCTGTCGACGACTGGGACTTTGGCGAAGGTGCGGGATTTTATCTAGATGCCACGCAGCAACCGTGGTCGGCGCACTTCCGGATGTACAGCTACATCCGCGATGAATTGCCGGTAGTGATTGCCGAACACTTTGCCATAGACGTGGCGCGCAGCGGCATTTTCGGTCACTCGATGGGAGGTCATGGAGCTTTGACCATTGCACTGCGCAATCCTCAACAGTTCCGCTCGGTGTCCGCGTTCGCACCCATCGTCGCACCGAGCCAGGTGCCGTGGGGCCTGAAGGCCCTGCCTCGTTATCTCGGTGAGGAGCGATCGGAATGGGCCAGTCACGATGCCTGTGCCCTGCTCGAACGCAGTACCCACCCCGGTACCATCCTGATTGATCAGGGTGATTCGGATCAGTTTCTGGCCGAGCAGTTGCGCCCGGAGATATTCGAAGCTGCGTGTGTCGCTGCCGGCCAGTCATTGCTACTGCGTCGGCATCCAGGCTACGACCACAGCTATTGGTTTATTCAGAGCTTCATGGAAGATCACCTGCGTCATCACGCGGCGGCACTCAGCGGCTGA
- the ftsH gene encoding ATP-dependent zinc metalloprotease FtsH → MPGRSPQDKRIHINIWYLVMALLFAQLIISGWQESRKVATVPYSEFQQQLNGGKLQSVSVSSTHVRGKLRQTDDDGHEYIEAVRIEPDLAQDLAAQDVEFSGVIENPWIAAVLSWVLPALIFMGIWFYFIRRMSDRQGLGGNLMSIGKSKAKVYVETDIKVTFADVAGVDEARSELEEVVAFLREPAGYGRLGAHVPKGILLVGPPGTGKTLLARAVAGEAGVPFYSINGSEFVEMFVGVGAARVRDLFEQARRSAPCIIFIDELDALGRARGAGPMLGGHDEKEQTLNQLLSELDGFDPRQGIVLLAATNRPEILDPALLRAGRFDRQVLVDRPDKQGRVDILKVHIRKITLAPGIDLDEIAALTPGFTGADLANLVNEAAILATRRRAENVTIEDFTRAIERIVAGLEKKNRLLNPDERRIVAYHETGHALVRLALPGVETVHKISIIPRGIGALGYNIQRPTEDRYLMTRQELLDKMSVLMGGRAAEVLVFEQLSTGAADDLNQATAIARSMVTHYGMDTKLGQVAYESQPQPFAPLPQGYGNTTRSYSEQTASQIDEAVRALVDQAFTRALNILRSHRQQLDETAGLLLHRETLTADELPEIEAFDQTSVERVTVQ, encoded by the coding sequence ATGCCGGGCAGATCTCCGCAGGATAAGCGGATACACATCAACATCTGGTATCTGGTGATGGCCCTGCTGTTCGCACAGCTCATCATTTCCGGCTGGCAGGAGTCCCGTAAAGTCGCAACAGTTCCCTACAGCGAATTTCAGCAGCAGTTGAACGGCGGCAAGCTTCAGTCGGTGAGCGTTTCGAGCACTCACGTTCGCGGCAAGCTCAGGCAAACAGACGACGACGGTCACGAGTACATTGAGGCTGTGCGAATCGAACCGGATCTGGCGCAGGATCTGGCTGCTCAGGATGTCGAATTTTCCGGCGTGATCGAAAATCCATGGATCGCAGCAGTGCTTTCCTGGGTGCTGCCCGCACTGATTTTCATGGGCATCTGGTTTTACTTCATCCGCCGCATGTCCGACCGCCAGGGCCTGGGCGGAAACCTGATGTCGATCGGTAAAAGCAAGGCCAAGGTCTATGTCGAAACGGACATTAAAGTGACCTTCGCAGATGTTGCCGGTGTCGATGAGGCCAGGTCGGAGCTGGAAGAGGTCGTTGCGTTTCTGCGTGAGCCTGCAGGCTATGGTCGGCTCGGTGCCCACGTGCCGAAAGGCATACTGCTGGTGGGTCCGCCAGGCACAGGAAAGACACTGCTGGCTCGCGCGGTGGCCGGAGAAGCCGGGGTGCCCTTCTATTCGATCAACGGATCCGAGTTCGTCGAGATGTTCGTTGGGGTAGGGGCCGCGCGTGTGCGGGATCTGTTCGAGCAGGCCCGGCGCAGTGCGCCGTGCATTATTTTCATCGATGAACTGGATGCTCTGGGCAGAGCTCGCGGTGCCGGCCCCATGCTGGGTGGTCACGATGAGAAGGAACAGACACTGAACCAGTTGCTCAGCGAACTGGACGGATTCGACCCGCGCCAGGGCATCGTCCTGCTGGCGGCGACCAATCGTCCGGAAATTCTTGATCCCGCCCTGCTTCGCGCCGGACGCTTCGACCGTCAGGTGCTGGTCGATCGACCCGACAAGCAAGGCCGTGTCGATATCCTGAAAGTGCACATCCGGAAAATTACCCTGGCTCCCGGGATCGATCTCGACGAAATCGCAGCGCTCACCCCGGGGTTCACCGGCGCCGATCTGGCAAATCTCGTCAATGAAGCGGCCATCCTCGCCACCCGCCGCCGAGCCGAAAACGTCACCATAGAAGACTTCACCCGGGCCATCGAGCGGATTGTTGCCGGCCTCGAGAAGAAGAACCGGCTGCTGAATCCCGATGAGCGCAGGATTGTCGCATACCATGAGACCGGCCACGCTCTGGTACGCCTGGCCCTGCCAGGGGTTGAGACGGTGCACAAGATCTCGATCATTCCGCGAGGAATCGGCGCGCTCGGCTACAACATCCAGCGGCCAACCGAAGATCGTTATCTGATGACCCGGCAGGAGCTGCTGGACAAGATGTCCGTGTTGATGGGCGGACGGGCGGCCGAGGTGCTGGTGTTTGAGCAGCTTTCAACCGGTGCTGCGGATGATCTCAATCAGGCAACCGCCATCGCCCGCTCCATGGTCACCCATTACGGCATGGACACGAAACTCGGTCAGGTCGCTTACGAGTCCCAGCCCCAGCCGTTTGCGCCGCTGCCGCAAGGGTATGGCAACACCACGCGCAGCTACAGTGAACAGACTGCCTCGCAGATCGATGAAGCCGTACGTGCACTGGTCGATCAGGCATTCACCAGGGCGCTGAACATCCTGAGATCCCACCGTCAGCAGCTCGACGAGACCGCCGGGCTGCTGTTGCACAGGGAAACACTCACCGCGGACGAATTGCCTGAGATCGAAGCCTTCGATCAGACCTCAGTGGAACGCGTCACAGTTCAGTGA
- a CDS encoding ATP-binding protein, whose product MKEESQPIAADALQIPISELRWQCVEDWLTFTTTAELEPVQGVVGQDDAIEALSFGLEIDAPGQNVFVRGLTGTGRTTTLEHLLTDIRPPCPVTEDRCYVHNFEQPDRPRLLTVPRGKGTLLARRLEKFVEFVKAQLAPALGSDTVRARRGELDDATQKSIVELGKPFEEELRANDLALVPVQIGQIVQPTIVPLVNGEPVPMDRFEELLAQGTVDAQQAEAVHKKISEFARRFDDLSQKIRDVQQHHSDALRSLYEAEARRALRYHVDLIEADFPEEAVQTFLRNVVDDLVTHRLQMLGEDLEFTRNYLVNPILARPADAACPVIRERSPTLQNLLGNIDRELSATGSFRSDHLMIHAGALLRADGGYLVLEALEVLNEPGSWKFLMRALKTGELEIAPSDLSDFWSGPLVKPEAIPLRVKVILIGNSGLYQLLDQNDPDFSYLFKVLADFETTIPRDQTGVHYYGGVLARLAQEENLLSFDRPGVMAMTEHGARIAGQKNRLTTRFGRLADIAREANYVAVKEGASLVSRSHVYQAIARGRRRADLPARRYRKLITEGTIRIQTQGEQVAQINGLAVIQAGPLTYGFPTRITASIGPGTAGAVDIEREAELSGSIHTKGFYILGGLLRNLLKTDHPLAFSASIAFEQSYGGIDGDSASGAEMVCLLSALTNVPLRQDLAMTGAIDQMGHIQPIGAVSEKVEGFYEVCREVGLTGTQGVVIPRTNAGDLMLNPELLEVCAAGKFHVYAVDTLQQALQLFTGWTPGIFDENEQYPAGTFLSLARSRARAYWEMVARER is encoded by the coding sequence ATGAAAGAAGAATCGCAGCCCATCGCAGCCGACGCTCTGCAGATCCCGATATCCGAGCTTCGCTGGCAGTGTGTGGAAGACTGGCTGACCTTTACCACCACGGCGGAACTCGAGCCGGTTCAAGGCGTCGTGGGGCAGGACGATGCGATTGAAGCATTGAGTTTCGGCCTGGAGATCGATGCACCGGGGCAGAATGTATTCGTCCGTGGACTGACCGGCACCGGCCGGACGACGACTCTGGAGCATCTGCTGACCGACATCAGGCCGCCCTGCCCGGTTACCGAAGATCGCTGCTACGTGCACAACTTTGAGCAACCGGACAGACCCAGGCTGCTCACGGTGCCCCGCGGTAAAGGCACACTACTCGCAAGGCGGCTGGAAAAATTCGTTGAATTCGTCAAGGCACAGCTTGCACCTGCACTGGGTTCGGACACCGTCAGAGCACGGCGAGGCGAACTGGATGACGCGACGCAAAAATCCATCGTCGAGCTGGGTAAACCGTTCGAAGAAGAGCTGCGTGCCAATGATCTGGCGCTCGTGCCTGTACAGATCGGACAGATCGTGCAGCCGACGATCGTGCCGCTGGTAAACGGCGAGCCGGTTCCGATGGACAGGTTCGAAGAACTGCTTGCACAGGGCACTGTCGATGCACAGCAGGCGGAAGCTGTACATAAGAAGATATCCGAATTCGCGCGGCGTTTCGACGATCTGAGCCAGAAAATCCGCGACGTACAGCAGCACCACAGCGATGCGCTCAGATCACTCTATGAAGCCGAAGCGCGTCGGGCTCTCAGGTATCACGTCGATCTGATTGAAGCTGATTTTCCGGAAGAGGCGGTGCAGACATTTCTGCGCAATGTCGTGGATGATCTTGTCACTCATCGATTGCAGATGCTCGGCGAAGATCTGGAATTCACCCGCAACTATCTGGTGAATCCGATTCTGGCGCGGCCTGCGGATGCTGCCTGTCCGGTGATCCGCGAACGCTCCCCGACACTGCAGAATCTGCTCGGCAATATCGATCGTGAGTTGTCGGCGACCGGCTCGTTTCGGTCGGACCATCTTATGATCCATGCTGGCGCCCTGCTGCGAGCTGATGGCGGCTATCTGGTGCTGGAAGCTCTGGAAGTCCTGAACGAGCCCGGTTCCTGGAAATTTCTGATGCGCGCGCTGAAGACGGGAGAGCTGGAGATCGCACCATCTGATCTCAGCGACTTCTGGTCCGGACCTCTGGTAAAGCCGGAAGCCATTCCATTGCGGGTCAAGGTCATTCTGATTGGCAACTCGGGCCTCTATCAGCTGCTTGATCAGAACGATCCTGATTTCTCGTATCTGTTCAAGGTGCTGGCCGATTTCGAGACCACCATTCCGCGGGACCAGACAGGTGTCCACTACTACGGCGGCGTGCTGGCCAGGCTGGCGCAGGAAGAAAACCTGCTGTCCTTTGACCGCCCGGGGGTCATGGCGATGACCGAACACGGCGCCCGCATTGCCGGTCAGAAAAACCGGCTCACCACCCGGTTTGGTCGCCTGGCTGACATCGCGCGTGAGGCGAACTACGTCGCCGTGAAGGAAGGTGCAAGCCTGGTGAGCCGTTCTCACGTCTACCAGGCAATTGCGCGCGGGCGGCGTCGGGCGGATCTGCCAGCGCGCCGCTACCGCAAGCTCATCACCGAAGGCACGATCCGGATCCAGACACAGGGGGAACAGGTCGCTCAGATCAACGGCCTCGCCGTGATTCAGGCCGGGCCGCTGACTTATGGCTTTCCTACCCGGATCACCGCGAGCATCGGGCCTGGCACCGCCGGCGCTGTGGACATCGAGCGTGAAGCCGAGCTTTCCGGATCCATTCACACCAAGGGCTTCTATATCCTCGGAGGGCTGCTGCGAAACCTGCTGAAAACGGACCATCCACTGGCATTTTCTGCGTCGATCGCCTTCGAACAGAGCTATGGCGGTATAGACGGTGATTCCGCCTCTGGTGCGGAGATGGTGTGTCTGCTCAGTGCACTGACCAATGTACCGCTGCGCCAGGATCTCGCCATGACAGGCGCGATCGATCAGATGGGCCACATACAGCCGATCGGTGCCGTCTCCGAAAAAGTGGAAGGGTTTTACGAGGTGTGCAGGGAGGTCGGGCTCACTGGCACCCAGGGGGTGGTGATTCCCCGCACCAATGCAGGCGATCTGATGCTGAATCCGGAACTGCTCGAAGTCTGCGCGGCGGGAAAATTTCACGTTTACGCAGTAGATACCCTGCAGCAGGCACTGCAGCTCTTCACGGGCTGGACACCGGGAATCTTCGATGAAAACGAGCAGTATCCTGCAGGTACGTTCCTGAGTTTGGCGCGCAGCCGGGCACGCGCCTACTGGGAGATGGTCGCTCGCGAACGTTGA